ATGTATGCAAATACTCAGTAGTTTTGTTGTCTGCTGTGTGCATACCATatagcacagtgtgtgtttctcacACCTCCACAGGGGATGTGTTGCAGTATGAGGATGGCCAGTCTCCTCTGCATAGCCTGGAGCAGGCTGCTGTCCACTATGCATCAGCAATCAGACTCAGCCCCAGAGACGCCAGACTCCACTTCCTGCTGGGTCTCGTTCTGGAGGAGCAGCACTACGCTACAGAGATGTACGGCCTCCAGAGGAAGGTAGTGTCATGAAATGTCCTGGGGAAAAGCCAGCTCTTTCAGTAACAAAATGTGAGGTTTTGCTCAGATGACTAGCTGTAGCaaaatatgcatattttaaTTGCTTCTTTATACTATTttattaagacattttttaatttaaattcttttGAGCTCTGAAACTGTTATACACATTGACACCTGGCAGGTACAAGGTACAATGTATCCCCTAATCTGACTGAAATGGTGGTAATGCACCAAGCTCAAGGGCTTTCCCACCCACATTTGGCCAGCTACTCTTTTCCATGTCCTACCCACGCAAACACACCTGAAATGCCCTGACAAAAATCCATTCATATAACATTGAGGTCTAGGGATTTATACATCTGACATAGCTTGAAGGAAATATAGAATTGTATTACTTGTGCATGTGCTCTTTTGTTTTAACAGCTCAACACTCTACCCTACATTTTGGAACAttgataattaattaaattgttggTGAAAATGGTTCTTTCATTTGATAGCAGTGAATTGTGCGGCTGAAAGCAACCCAACctctcaaaacatttttcatttgtttctttttcaggttGACAGTGACAGAGATGAATTAAGCAATGCCAAAGCAGCAGCGCGTCAGGATGACATCCTGGCTGTGTGCAAGCTCCATGGTTTCCTCGGCACGCCCACGGTGGAGAACCAGCTGCAGGCCTTGGATAAAGAGTACCAGCAGCTCAAAGAACAGGGACAGTCCAGCAGAGGAGACTACGTTCAGACACTCTACATCTGGCTCTCCAAGAAATCTGGCAAGGTAACTGTGCCATAAGTTGTTTCTAAGTTTACTTCACTTGCTCTAATTAGGAGCACCATTGGCATACCTAAAAAGTAAATGTCAAAGAGGGactcagatagatagatagatagatagatagatagatagatagatagatagatgagcAGCTCTGCTCTCTCGCTCATCATTTTTCAAATTGAGTGGATTTTTAGAAAGCAGATTATCATTGCTAGATGCAACATATTTAACACTAGAAAGTGTCCCAGGTTACGGATACTTAAGTTATGGATTTTAATGTCGCTTGTGGTGCAATGTAAGAGACGTCCATGACACAAAGTTAACAGCACCCACTAAATAGTTACTAATTAATGTATGGCAGAGGAAATGCACTCCCTCCCCTGTTGTTGCAGGATAGCGGTGCAGCCGTGCGGGATGAAGAGAGCTGTGTCCACCGGGCCCTGATGAAGTACCTGGATGCCTGGTCTCTGAGTCCTGACAGCTGGGAGTACAGCCTCCACATAGGAAGgcttctgctgctgcagaggaggagcagggaAGCCCTGCAGCACCTTCAGAGCGGCCTGGCACTGTGCCCGCTACACCCTGCTCTCAGGTCAGCTCCTTTTTTGGTAGGAGAAGCAGAACGTTTATTGTGTCAGTAGCtttaatagtaaaaataatcattaagtCATCAACTCCTACATGACAAATGATCATGTAGGGAAATTGTGTATTTACACAATGCAGAGCTAGTTTTGTCTTTACCAtgtttcctgtgttgtgttcattttctCAGATTCTTCACAGGGCTGGCTCTGTTGCAGCAGGAACAGAAAGCCTCTAAAGACACAGAAAAGGAGGCTGCTCTGTTCTTACATCAGGGACTGGAGCACTTTGTCAGCCTGCGCTGTAGCAAAAggttgacgtgtgtgtgtgtgtgtgtgtgtgtgtgtgtgtgtgtgtgtgtgtgtgtgtgtgtgtgtgtgtgtgtgtgtgtgtgtgtgtgtgtgcgtgtgtgtgtgtgtgtgtgtgtgtgtgtgtgtgtgtggggaggtgGCCGTATTTagtaagagagggagagagtgtaTCAGTAATGTACCAGGGTGTTCTATTTAAGCCTGCACGAGGGAGAATAGGatagtgaaaaaacaacaacaacaagtcaGTATAGATTTGGGTTTTCCACTAACCACCTTCCTTGTCAGTTAATGGAGAAAGTTTTAGAAAGATTCAGAGATCTATTCCTTCCTAGTTAAGAAATTAGCTGGTTACATTTTGGGATTTACAATCAAGGAACTCCTGCCTTGGATAAGTCTGTTTTGCTTGTATTTGTAAGTTGATCATGGACATCACAGATGCTTTTTCTGTGCTGCTACtctttatcatgttttttgtcCACAGCTGGATGGAGCAGGTTCCATCAGCCCCTCTGTCCAGTATCAGTACACAGTTCCTGCGAGGCCTTCTCACTCTGGGCCAGCTGCAACAGAGAAACACATTGTCTGAGAAGGCCTTGAGTGCAGAGGAGGTCTATCACATGTATGTTACAAACCAGTAGTCTTGTTTAAGTCAGAAATTGACAGATATTACCTTTTTACCCAGTGTTTGAGCCAGTTTATTAAGTGCATTACAACAATGTGTCTGCTTGTCTCTGTGTTGTAATGTTTCAGTGTAGCAGTGCTGACTGCCCAGAGtgtgagtcagtgtgtgtgtcgtgGCGAGATAATGGAGCAACTGGAGTGGGTGCTCCTGGATGCTCAATTTGCCCTGCTGCATAGGCTGATCGAGCAGGGTGAGCACCAGGCCAAGGTGGGCATCGAGAGGCAGTCCCTGGTGGCAAAGAGATGCCAGGCCCTCACAGCCCTCATACGCCTAACCTCTATTGCACCCTGTCAGGAGCTGCTGGACATGCAGGAGAGGGTAAGAGCGTGCAGTGTGGCAAGGAAAATTGGTTTACTGGTTGGTAGCTTGTCCCTTTATTGACTCTGTCATGTCCTAGTGTGAcagagacatctcacttgtacCTTCTACCTACTTCCCCTGCACTGTGTACAGGCATGCCAGCTGGCAGTGGTGACCACACCGCGGGACAGCCATGCCCTGTGTCTCTTGGGTCTGGCACAGCTGGCTCAATATGACAACAACCCAAATTCCGACAGGTCAGAGGAAGCCATAACAGATGCCTGCCTTAGCTTCCAGGCCAGCATTGAGCTGGAGCTCAAGACTCAGAGCGGAGAGCCACTTAAACAGCTGAGCAGTGAGTCTGCACAGTGGACATACTGTCTGTGATTTTCACTTACAATCCCAGCTGGCTAGCAGAGAATTACATAGAAATTGGCCTTGTCTTACATTTATGTGAAAAATGAATGCAGGACCCTTTTGGTAAATCTGGCTATGTATAATGTGGATAACTGAGATACTTCCAATTGataaatgtattacattgaCAACAACAGTTATGACAGAGATGAACTCCACAGCCACATTAACCATCCCTTGTTTACTTAGAACAAAAGTGGTGGCAGGACCGGCAGGAGGCTGAAAACAAGAAAGCTGCCAAGCAGTCTATCACACAGCCGGCGGGAGTGAAGGGGCCCTCTGACGCTGGTGTGGCCAAAAGAGGAGCTATGCGGGGCAGGGGAGGACCTGGTCAAGGACGGATGGCAGCAGCTGTAACCAAAGGTCCTGCTCCTACCCCCCCAGCCCCCATCAGGGGAGGGAAAGCTGCACAACTTCCAGCCAAAACCCCTGCAGCCAGGTGAGTCACGCTGGCTGCAAGCGTTTGGCCATTTGGCCGATCTGTTAAGTGGTTGTCTGTGGATTGTttgttcacatttatttattcatggaTGATTTCCTGTGGATGCTTACTTTTTGCAGTTCTATCCTGCTTGATATTCATGTTACCTTCCCTGGAACACGTTTTCAGTTTTAATCCTTGTAGGTGCTCTATGAAGAGTGAATTATGTAAATTAAGGAAGCATTAACAGGTCTTGAGTTTGAGACCAcacttaaatatgtaaaaaaatagaaGTCCTGAATGTACATTTAGTAGTTCTGTtgtgtgctgtatgtgtatTCCGTTACCGAGCAGAATGTTCTCTTTTAAAGGGGAAGAGTTGGAGCAGCAGCAAAGCCAGATAGATCGGTTAAACCTTCCAACAATGGTACACAGTCCCAGCTCCCTGTCAACAAGTCTAAACAGGACTGTTGCCCCGATACTGCTGAGACAGCCCAGGGTAAGGCATGACAAAGGCATTGACAGTGACATTCATACATCTTTCTTCCCCAAGGTCTTAGATTTTCAAGATTTGGGGGAAGAAAATGTCATATATGTTGATTTACTATATATCACCATGTATGTATTGCCCAGTTTAAATGATAACTGTTCAAATGTAGATGATGTGTCACATTGCATTATCACACCTAACACTTTCTCAGGTGCAGTAACTTTTCTTTACACCTTTTTTGGCAAGAACATGTAAACATTAAAGGGGCGCTATATAGTTTgggccatttctttgctgttttctcgcTTTTTGCccgcaggtttctctatagagctctgCCTACAGCTTTGGAATAGATATGTGGCAGCTcctgtgtttacttgtgtccgACTCCTACCTCGGCCAGTCTgccatttcctctttctctgttcctccgaaaatgctttctgcttcttttttgctgaTTCAGCCATGACAATAGTTTGTAAAACTCCattgctaccttgttagccaGTCCCTGAATGGACGTATGcgtgcagtgccgtgaagcaatttgttacattgcAAGACCTGATATCCCGCGATACTTGCTGACCCTGAGGCCGTCGAAGTTACAAAAGTGGATTTTCGCTCACAGGCGCCAGGGGAAGCCGAGatgaccaccattcaactcaaaaTAAGTCACATAACCATTCCCATGACTCCAAAACTGTTCAGTTAAGATAAATTAgctaaagaaaataaactgcATAGTCCCCCCTTAAACAGGTCaagtataaaatacaaaatatttctgTTTCACTTTGAACAACAATTGCATCAttgtaaaaccacaaatgtgacCAACAGCAGTCACTTTTAGCCTCTTTATCTTCCCGGGTTTCTCAAAGGAGTCAGTTACACTTCCTGTGTGTATTCAGAGCCCGCTGTGGTAGACAAAGTGAGCGTGTCCAGTCCGGTGAACCGCAAGTCTCATATCTCACGGCTTGGTCTGGCCCGGGCCCTCTCCCGCTCTGCAGACACCCAGGACCAGGCACAGCAGCTCTACCAAGAGGTCATCTCCATGGCACCAGGGGTCAGTTGTTATCTGCTACGTTTAGATGTCACAATGCAAATTACAATGTTTCTGTTATAAAATACTTCTAAACCAAGACCCCACTCTTGGTGTATAAATCCAGTGGAATGGTAGGTCTATGATTGGCCGCAGACTATTGCAGTTTTActctaaaacaaacatttcagtcataacaaagagaagaaattaTATTTCAATGGGGACGTCTTTATGTCTTCTTGCAGAAGTTGCTAGTAAAGTAGTTATTCACAGAGGTTTACAAGCAGTTGGCGGATGTCTGGTGTTGATGTAATCCAGATACGATGTGGTTGATTAGTTTTCTGACTGTCTAGGTCCATGATGCCTACATTGAGCTTGTGCAGCTGCTGGAGCCTTCAGACCCTCGGGCTGCAGTGGAGGTGTACTGCAGATTCCCTCTAAAGTCTGTGGACCAGCAAAGCTTCGATGATGCCTTCATCACAGGAGAGATCGTCCGCATGCTGATGACGCTGGAGCTGTACGAGCACCCGCAGCTGGGCCCCAGCCTCGTAGCATACGGGAAAGTCATGGGCCTAAGTGAttacttttgttattgttatacaTACTGTAGACAAAGTAATATTAGTCTTGGAAGAAGTTAAAACTCAGCAGTAGTAGAAGTGAtatagaactttttttttagcaggaAAGTTTAAGAAAATGAGTACTTAGTTACAGAATAGTTAGTTACCGGTAGTAGAGCGGATTGCACATTGATTGCCTTCCacaataaatactttaaaatactttagtAACAAAATCAAACGGTGGCGGTTTTAAGCTATGCGACAAACTCCATCCGTTGTGAATGCAGGcccatttaaacaaacattgcACTTAATATTTATTTGCAAACCATGATTTAAAGATTAGTTACCTTGGGTATATTTAACAAATGCATTGTTTAAATTGGGTATTGAAATCATGCATTAATAGTACAAGTCTCATATAATGTTTGATTTATAAATCAAATAAGCACAAAATTAGAACTTACTTCAAACAatacaacatattttaaaatgaaacttcATGTCTTAAAGTATTTGTGTCTTCGTGACTGCAGTAATGTTGATGTAgtaatctgtgtttgtgtccgcAGGTTGCATAGACAAATACATTGACATCTTGGATGGGAAGTGTATGACCAAGCTGCTGAAGAGTGTCTATGCAAGGATCCATAACAGACAGGAGGATGATCAGGAACTACAGGATTTCTTCAAGTTCAAATGCTGGACATAATAATGCTTGTAGTTCTCTGACAAATACCTGTGTTTACTATCTTTTTGAATCCTTGAGTGACTCACAGTTTGCTTACCGATTACCAATAAGACTTGGGCTGAAAAGACACTTTCTGTGTGCATGGATGTAATAACCCTCtttaattacacattacacCTGATGTTCTTAATACGCCATATGTATTAGACAGAGGACACTGAGAAAATTGTCATCTTTTTCTCCAAAGgcacatttaatttgaaaagacTGAATAATTGATTTATCCCAATAGAGGCTTTTTGATAATACAGGAAAGATATTGTATTTATCTGCACTACAtttttttgggtcttttttttaCGTTGCCGGCTGTGCTTGGCCAAGCACTACACGTTTTTCAAGGACAGCATTTAACAGGGACAAAACGGAATAACTCCAACCAAAGATTTCCAAGTTCATTTGAGTTAAATGGTTTTCTGGCAAGATCTAGACAGAGAACCGCCGAGACCCACAGTAGGACATtgcaataatttaataaaagacaaatcAGCCTCACAGTAAGGCAGTGATTCACACACTGTTTGCGAATCTCTATAATTTGGTCGGATTTCTATTTAAGCTGCACAGATCTTGACCATCAGTCTTTGTTGTGGTCTACTGTATCAAACCACGTTGAGTTTGGTGACAATGAGCACGCGGACAGACTGGTCAAAGCccgaacacaaacacaggcccTGCTTGTCGGGGCTCCAGTCCAGGCTGGCGATCGGCTGAGTGGACAGAGTTGCGTTCTGTAAGAGGCTGACAGAGCCGGCTACGCCCACATCCATGTCATCTAAGCCTTTTTCGCTTCTCTGAGCAGGGTAATCGCTGGAAAtgacatcaaaaacattttagagatTAGGTTCTAGTAAAGCAGGAAATTTGTTTCTCATCACACAAGTTCCCATCGTGTTGAGCACGTTTCAAAACGTTCAAAAACACTTAAGATGGATGACTTACTATTTCCATAGATGTAAGTTGCCTGCACCCCCCGCAGTCATAAAGATGTCTCTGTTTTGAGGCAAATGTCTCACCTGCCAGATGGTTGACTTATTAGcctaaaataaagaagaaggaTCATTTACTTCCCAAAACAATTTAGTACAGATTAGATTTCGTACATTGACATTACATTCCTGTAAAACTGTCTAAATCACTTTAATCTGCTGCTGAGGGTTTACAGCAACACTGTGTGACCTTTCTCGCATCGGTGCTCCTACAGGATGGAAGCACAactgtcccattatgtctcattggaactacagatctgctacccgatctggcaaactagCACAGTGCGGTTATAGgcggtagagagccgcaaaggGAACGCAGAAGAGGCGTCACCCTGTTACGAATTGaggaaccactgaaacaattttgttGTCCCAAAACGTtatctagtgttgctttaagaaaTGTGGCCTTgcttatttttctcttgttgaGGATCGTTGTCACTTAAACAGTTTGGACTCTTCCTTTAGTATCGACTTAGATTCTGAAGTCTGTTTAAAGTTATGTCAAAGATGGAACAGTTTTTTATCCCTAGTGTGATCTATGCAACTCTCCCCTATGTTAACTAGCCAAACTGCATTGTGGAAAGCCATTACTTACATACGCAGAAAAACCTGGAACAGTATTCATGAGTTCACTGAAACCACTTGGTCTGGTTTCAGAAACAACACGGTAATGCAACACACAAATATGcggacatggaaaaaaaaaaaaaaaactaactataACCATTTAactaacaaaaatatggtgcCTTCAGAACCAGAATATATACAATGCAAAGCTGTTACAACTTTGTAGAGCTACACTGATTTCCTatcaaaaactaaatatctGGTGGAAGCTCGTGATTCCTGGTCTGAGACACAGGTGTGCCAACTGTTGATCAATCAGAAGAACTGGACAAATATTTAGAAAACTGATCTAGCAAAACACTCTGTACTTCATGCTGCCCTGAGATTTGTGATATGACCGGCTGGCCTGCATTATCTTCCGGGCAGAGCGCCTCTTCAACCCCTGTACCTAGTANNNNNNNNNNNNNNNNNNNNNNNNNNNNNNNNNNNNNNNNNNNNNNNNNNNNNNNNNNNNNNNNNNNNNNNNNNNNNNNNNNNNNNNNNNNNNNNNNNNNatgattttgtgtaaagcactttgaattgccctgttgctgaaatgtgctatacaaataaagctgccttgccttgccttggaCACTAACGGcagtttaagtgtgtttttcttgcattttcCCACAAAAAGCCTCACTTCTCTCTTTGCCCCAGCCCAGTGTCATTTTTGGCGAGTGTCACAAAGCCACTAAGAATATTAGACAAACACCACCTCAAACACTTCCAGCTGCAAAAACGGTCAAACCAAGATGCGCCCCCGTTTTCCTCTGCAGcgtacaaatgtaaaaataaggATAATGATAATAACCGTTGGACATTTTTCCTACACAAGAGAGCCAAACATCCGTCTGGCTTTCTCCACACAGGTCAATTACCTTTTCGGAAACAGAGGCGAAGCCCTTGGTGGGGTGTTGGGTCCTCATGTCAAAGACGTGGAATTTTCCCTCCAGTGAGGTGGCCACCAGCTTGTTCATACTGATGTCTTTCCTGTCAAACTCTACACAGCATACCTGGTCATGATGTAAGAAATAATAACAGTCACTCCCTGGACATTTATCACATGGCATGGGTCCACCATAAACTATTCTCTCTACAACAGAAAGTGTTGAAATGAATATAATGACCCCTGATGGGTTCACCCCCATTCAGGAGGTGATGAATAAGAGAGACTGTGTAATAAAACCAGTGCAGGGCTTTGTATACGAAGGGTAAAGGGAACATGCAGACTTCCCCTGTGATTTAATGTACGCTCTAGCTGGGAAGGAATTTTCAGCTCTTTCTCCACATCTGATCCTGTTTGTGTCTACATTCTCATTCAAGTGCAGGTTTGCATTGCAAAAGAAATAATGTATCTAATAATTATGAGGATTACTCTTTTTGTTTCAGCACTGAGCTGACTGTCATTTTCTTGCTGTGGAGCCACACTTTCTACACGACTAAAGAAATCCAGAGGGAAGCCACATGGGCTGTCACACCACTTAtaagcagatgtttttttttatgttttaacatttcaacACGTGTTCACCTCACCCCGTTTTTAATGTTGGTTTCCCACCGTAGAGACATATTGCGCAGGTCAAAGAGTTTGATGTCCCCGTTATCGtagccagcacacacacagcggtCCTGATCGTTGAAGGCATGACCTGTAAAGAAAATGAGCAGTGTTTTCACTGATGATGCTAAAGAAACAGGTGTCTAAAACGGGACTGCTTCCTTTTCTATAAAAGCCATTGTATCTAAAAGTTGTGGCTACGTCCATAAGCTGCAAAACTTATATTTCACACACCAAATGCAACAGTCCAGCAATCCCTCTTGGTTTCTCCTTCCATGGGCTCCATGTTGGCTACAGGTGAATCCTTCTGTCTAGGATCCCACACCTTGACTGTTCCTGTCCCAagataatttgacattttagctCACTTTGTTTTCTTGGTGTCATTGCTTTAAAACGCTTTAGCTTGCAAACTGCATATGCCTACTCTTTTTGAATGCTCTTACCGTCTCTGCTTCCAGTAACTATCTCAGGTGCACCATCACCAATCCCCAGGCCACCAACAGCATCAATACTATTCACTATCTCTTTGTGGGCCTTAACAGTGTACACTGGCACTTCAGGCATCTCCAGATTCCTGTGGACAAAAGAAGCATAAGCACTGAAGAAACCAGTAGACCTCAAAACAGTGTCAGTGTGACCTCGCTTTCCATTAAGTCAGACAGCAATTCTTCTTTATAATATTGAATaactaagaagccaattctacTTGTCCAACTGAGCCTTAGGAATTAAAACAGCTTTAGAGGTAGTCTCTACAGTTAGCACATGAAGTGGTTGGAGattacatttgaattaaaacCTTTGACCATTTCACTGACAATACAAAGATGAAGATACTTAGTGTGTATGGATAAAACCATAACCATATATTGAGATTTCCTTCAAAATCTCCCGTTGCAATGTGTCTTTGTTGAAGAGAGGTGGCCCCAAATGTTCCACACTTTATGGGTTTAGGTTTCTCTACCTGCAACACATGAGATGCACAATCTTCTTTAGTTCCAACCATGAGATAATGCAACAAGCATTATAATAGCAGTAAAGAAGGAacaacatatatttatttggGTTCAATCTTGAGCCATGTGTTAATGGAGAACAtcctaaatgaaaaaaaaatctatatgtTTAGATATGTAGGAGAGCAATGAGAAATGTTTTGTAACAGTGTATTTAGTCAGAATGACTCTGATCTAATCAAACACCGACTCCCTAACCAACAATTTAACCTAGAACTAAGAATGATTAGTCCAGACCAGGGTCTACACCGTTATACCACCATTTGCCTCCAGTGGTGGCAGTTAAATGATAGTCTGAGCACTAAAGGACCCTTTAATTGTTAGCAACCTCTTACATCTTATGTAGTTCAAAACGTTTAAGCTGTAACGTTTCCGTATGTTAACAACAGTTGTTGTTACCTACACAACATGGGGCTGTCTTCTTGTTGCTCGTTGCTATGGAGACAACCTAGCAAGACTTTTCTAGAACCTAAGAAGATAAGATTGCTAACACTCAAATAGGCCGTTTACATGATGCTTTTCTGAGTAAAAAAGGAGACAAGGGAAAACAGGAGTGAAATGTTTACGTGTTATCTACCTCCTTGATAAGCTGAGCATCTCCGTGCTCCACTTCATATATTTGCATTACTCCGGTTCCTCTAGGAAAGTTCCCCATACAGACGAACTTCGCGCTGCAGGGAATCCATTTAGTGTCAAAAACAGTGTAGTTCAAACTCTTTTGAAAATGCGCAATAATCTGAGGCTTTGCTAGTGGCGACGACATATTTGCCGGTTGAGAGATAATGTGTAAAACGGTTGAATTGTTGTTGTAAAAGTATCAAGAAAAACGTCCAATAGAGTTGGAGCTGGAGCTggaccttcttcttcttcttcttctttttcttcgtattctcctcctcttcttctactTTAGTTTTATATGCGTGCTACACACCAATCTTTAGGAGCGTACCGCCACCTATTCTACCGTTGCGTGTAACAAGGCAATAAAATGgatgtttttcaattttatgtTGTGACTTCTTGACATTAAACATCCATCGCTAA
This portion of the Etheostoma cragini isolate CJK2018 chromosome 17, CSU_Ecrag_1.0, whole genome shotgun sequence genome encodes:
- the LOC117960084 gene encoding uncharacterized protein LOC117960084 isoform X1; the protein is MDNCDLEKLSVSGGTLHPAFSPQVIDYKVTVESNVNKVILDLNTSDCGASYSILFGDGSSTIILNVGSNRVEVEVVAEDGTVKKYCVEITRLSAKIAELSNLVLEGDIPLQPEFCTKIYEYNSIVPFHCNALTLLPNVPDKNIKVTVNREDSAQLVPLNFGDTLVEISVCSADGSNSQVYTVLVTRELIPMAVTFTDEKQRLDYECPVSLTALYRPISINHSEPKHIFSRPYIEMLARRSKVDPLSGCPLGDGWKVVELDLDRQMSAARVKCFFTYRGCDSVMELSELGSHSLDCPHKPTGDLDAKDVTETDWYKQHFASSSCLEMETKHSLEVRNWEKRLQMAVGEDSVDKLCALAQDNTKLYRQRLPKPGDVLQYEDGQSPLHSLEQAAVHYASAIRLSPRDARLHFLLGLVLEEQHYATEMYGLQRKVDSDRDELSNAKAAARQDDILAVCKLHGFLGTPTVENQLQALDKEYQQLKEQGQSSRGDYVQTLYIWLSKKSGKDSGAAVRDEESCVHRALMKYLDAWSLSPDSWEYSLHIGRLLLLQRRSREALQHLQSGLALCPLHPALRFFTGLALLQQEQKASKDTEKEAALFLHQGLEHFVSLRCSKRLTCVWMEQVPSAPLSSISTQFLRGLLTLGQLQQRNTLSEKALSAEEVYHIVAVLTAQSVSQCVCRGEIMEQLEWVLLDAQFALLHRLIEQGEHQAKVGIERQSLVAKRCQALTALIRLTSIAPCQELLDMQERACQLAVVTTPRDSHALCLLGLAQLAQYDNNPNSDRSEEAITDACLSFQASIELELKTQSGEPLKQLSKQKWWQDRQEAENKKAAKQSITQPAGVKGPSDAGVAKRGAMRGRGGPGQGRMAAAVTKGPAPTPPAPIRGGKAAQLPAKTPAARGRVGAAAKPDRSVKPSNNGTQSQLPVNKSKQDCCPDTAETAQEPAVVDKVSVSSPVNRKSHISRLGLARALSRSADTQDQAQQLYQEVISMAPGVHDAYIELVQLLEPSDPRAAVEVYCRFPLKSVDQQSFDDAFITGEIVRMLMTLELYEHPQLGPSLVAYGKVMGLSCIDKYIDILDGKCMTKLLKSVYARIHNRQEDDQELQDFFKFKCWT
- the LOC117960084 gene encoding uncharacterized protein LOC117960084 isoform X2, producing the protein MDNCDLEKLSVSGGTLHPAFSPQVIDYKVTVESNVNKVILDLNTSDCGASYSILFGDGSSTIILNVGSNRVEVEVVAEDGTVKKYCVEITRLSAKIAELSNLVLEGDIPLQPEFCTKIYEYNSIVPFHCNALTLLPNVPDKNIKVTVNREDSAQLVPLNFGDTLVEISVCSADGSNSQVYTVLVTRELIPMAVTFTDEKQRLDYECPVSLTALYRPISINHSEPKHIFSRPYIEMLARRSKVDPLSGCPLGDGWKVVELDLDRQMSAARVKCFFTYRGCDSVMELSELGSHSLDCPHKPTGDLDAKDVTETDWYKQHFASSSCLEMETKHSLEVRNWEKRLQMAVGEDSVDKLCALAQDNTKLYRQRLPKPGDVLQYEDGQSPLHSLEQAAVHYASAIRLSPRDARLHFLLGLVLEEQHYATEMYGLQRKVDSDRDELSNAKAAARQDDILAVCKLHGFLGTPTVENQLQALDKEYQQLKEQGQSSRGDYVQTLYIWLSKKSGKDSGAAVRDEESCVHRALMKYLDAWSLSPDSWEYSLHIGRLLLLQRRSREALQHLQSGLALCPLHPALRFFTGLALLQQEQKASKDTEKEAALFLHQGLEHFVSLRCSKSWMEQVPSAPLSSISTQFLRGLLTLGQLQQRNTLSEKALSAEEVYHIVAVLTAQSVSQCVCRGEIMEQLEWVLLDAQFALLHRLIEQGEHQAKVGIERQSLVAKRCQALTALIRLTSIAPCQELLDMQERACQLAVVTTPRDSHALCLLGLAQLAQYDNNPNSDRSEEAITDACLSFQASIELELKTQSGEPLKQLSKQKWWQDRQEAENKKAAKQSITQPAGVKGPSDAGVAKRGAMRGRGGPGQGRMAAAVTKGPAPTPPAPIRGGKAAQLPAKTPAARGRVGAAAKPDRSVKPSNNGTQSQLPVNKSKQDCCPDTAETAQEPAVVDKVSVSSPVNRKSHISRLGLARALSRSADTQDQAQQLYQEVISMAPGVHDAYIELVQLLEPSDPRAAVEVYCRFPLKSVDQQSFDDAFITGEIVRMLMTLELYEHPQLGPSLVAYGKVMGLSCIDKYIDILDGKCMTKLLKSVYARIHNRQEDDQELQDFFKFKCWT
- the wdr92 gene encoding WD repeat-containing protein 92 — translated: MSSPLAKPQIIAHFQKSLNYTVFDTKWIPCSAKFVCMGNFPRGTGVMQIYEVEHGDAQLIKEVEKPKPIKCGTFGATSLQQRHIATGDFEGNLNIWNLEMPEVPVYTVKAHKEIVNSIDAVGGLGIGDGAPEIVTGSRDGTVKVWDPRQKDSPVANMEPMEGETKRDCWTVAFGHAFNDQDRCVCAGYDNGDIKLFDLRNMSLRWETNIKNGVCCVEFDRKDISMNKLVATSLEGKFHVFDMRTQHPTKGFASVSEKANKSTIWQVRHLPQNRDIFMTAGGAGNLHLWKYDYPAQRSEKGLDDMDVGVAGSVSLLQNATLSTQPIASLDWSPDKQGLCLCSGFDQSVRVLIVTKLNVV